TTGGGCCTATTGGTACTGGAAAATCCACTATTGGAGCGCTGCTAGCTGCTAGACTTGCTCTTCCACAATGCTCGATGGATGAGTATCGATGGGTTTACTACAAAGAGATTGGGTATGACGAAGAATTAGCAAAACACAAACGGCAAACGGAAGGATTTTGGGGAGTTTACCAGTACTGGAAACCTTTTGAAGCTTATGCAGTAGAGAGGTTACTGTCAGAGCATAAAAACTGTGTCATTGATTTTGGAGCGGGTCATTCTGTATATGAAGACAGCTCTCTATTTCAAAGAGTTCAGCAAGCTTTAGCTGCTTATTCAAACATTGTTCTCTTACTTCCTTCACCAGATCTAGATGCATCAGTACAAGTTTTGAATGAGCGCAATGAGTATGTGCCTGATGGTAGCCCCAATGTCAATGAACATTTCGTAAGGCATCCTTCAAACTATGAACTTGCGAAGTTTACGGTATATACGAAAGCAAAGACACCTGAGGAAATTTGCAACGAGATTTTGCGGTTGGTAAGTGCAGCATAACAATCTGGTCGGAGAGGACTGACGCGAGATGTTGGTATAGATACAACAATCATCTGCAGCTACTCAAACAGAACGTTCTGCCGCTTGAGTTTCGAGTAATGGCGGTAGTTTGGAACGTAACTGTAGGTAGTCAGCATCAAGATAGCTTGCCCCTCAATCGATTGCATTCATCTAGTAGCAGGTTGAGTTCCGCAGCAAGTTTCCACGGATTGCGTCCTTTGAATGGACCAGCGATCACTGCTTCGTAAGGATTTTTCCCAGTTTGTTTAACAGCATCGATCGCGGCTTTGTTAGAGAGTCCTCGTCCAGCCACAAGCCAAGCTGCTAAAACATGTCCCGTGCGCCCAACTCCGCCAGAGCAATGAACAACGACCTTTTCATCATTCTGATTAGTGATCGCTAAGAACGGTAAAATTTGGTGGATCAGAATTTCCGGGGTGGCAAAGTGGAAATCCTCAATCGGTGTCCAACATACGTAGTCGAGCCCAAAAGTTTGTCGGTAAATATCAAGTAGATTGGCATAGCGAGTCAGTTGAGATTCAGGAAGCAAACAGCAAACACGCTTGATGTCCTGATTCTGCATAAATTCAATCCACTCAGTTACTTGCTCGTTACTATATCCAGGGCGAGCAGAGCCAAACACGATAGATTCATTCTCCGAAGCAGCAGCAAATTTATACATAGTGAGCGCATTGAGTTGCTCAACGACCGATTTTACTGCTTAAGTTTTCATATCGGCTCAGATTGTCAGAGCGATGGGTCGAGTAAACTACAGAGGCTGAGTTATTTGCGCGGCAGAACAACCCGGTTGGAGCGGACGTACAGATTCTTTGTTTATCGTTCAGGTTGGTTGCCGCTCAGCCAGAACGTTAGGCACTGTCCCATCTCCTTCACCTACCTCTTATGCGAGATCAACCTGTACCAGAAATTGAGCTCCTACGCACAGCGTATGTGGCCTTCAACGCGCGCGACATTGATGCCGCCCTTGTCCTCATGACTCCCGACGTGGCTTGGCCGAAGGCATTCAAAGGCGGTTTTGTTCGTAGTCCTGAAGAAGTCCGCGCTTACTGGACGGAGCAGTGGAGCGAGATCAATCCACACGTCGAGCCGGTTGCCTTTCACCCGCAGGAGGATGGGCAGGTCTTGGTCGAGGTGCATCAGGTCGTGCGCGATCTGTCCGGAGCCGTGCTTGCCGATGAGCACGTCGGCCACCGTTTCACCATTAAGCATGGCTTGATTGAAGCCATGGAAGTCTGTCCGCTTTAATCGTCTGGCCTCGGTGCCTAATAACACCCATACACACCAGAGCGTTGAGAGTTGATCGGTATGCTCAAAGGTGACCTACGGCGGGTGATAGGCAGCCTTGGGCTGCATTACCTGCGGGGTAATTGCTAGCTGTAGATGTTTAACTCTAGATTAGATACGTTGCGTTTATCAGACAGTATGTTGACTAAAAGCTCAACGTCCATTAAGTCAATACTTTCTTGGCTCTATCTTGCTAATGCAACCATTCTCATTACGCACCAGATTGATGCTGCGTATTGGCATGAGTGGGATCTATTTGGAATGCCGGGAGGAATTCAATTAAACTTGCTACTTAACATTCCACTAATCATGTTGATGCTATTCGGTCAGCAACGTTTAACTCAAGGTTACGCCAATGGTGTTGTTTTCTCTTGGTTGCTCGTGGCTGGAGGAATAATCGCGGTTAGTCTTCACTCATATTTTCTTTTACAGGGTGATGATGCTTTCCGACTCCCCGTTTCACTCGGATTACTCATCGCTACCTTTCTACTTTCCCTGGCACAAGCGATCGCGCTGTTCACTTTACGTGACACCCATCATCAAGATGATACCCAACAACGCTGTTGAAGTGGGCTGCATCCAGTCATTGATTCGGCTGTGAAGATCTCTAGCAGCCGCTGAACAGCAGCATTGACTGCTTGAGGTATTGGTAGGGGCAAGCTTTGTAGACTATCTTTAGGTGTGCAAAATTCAAATATTTTTGAACCGTTAGTGTGGGTAGTATTTTGAGTGATTTATCCATGCCAAACGTTTAATTTCACTATCTCTGATGCATTCACATGACAGAAGCGATCGAACAAATTCGAGTTGCTACAGAAGTAGATATAGACAACTTAGCCAACCTAATTGCAGCTTTTCGAGATCATTTAGATCAACAGC
Above is a genomic segment from Trichocoleus desertorum ATA4-8-CV12 containing:
- a CDS encoding dual specificity protein phosphatase family protein; translated protein: MYKFAAASENESIVFGSARPGYSNEQVTEWIEFMQNQDIKRVCCLLPESQLTRYANLLDIYRQTFGLDYVCWTPIEDFHFATPEILIHQILPFLAITNQNDEKVVVHCSGGVGRTGHVLAAWLVAGRGLSNKAAIDAVKQTGKNPYEAVIAGPFKGRNPWKLAAELNLLLDECNRLRGKLS
- a CDS encoding nuclear transport factor 2 family protein, yielding MRDQPVPEIELLRTAYVAFNARDIDAALVLMTPDVAWPKAFKGGFVRSPEEVRAYWTEQWSEINPHVEPVAFHPQEDGQVLVEVHQVVRDLSGAVLADEHVGHRFTIKHGLIEAMEVCPL
- a CDS encoding shikimate kinase; this encodes MSSDIILIGPIGTGKSTIGALLAARLALPQCSMDEYRWVYYKEIGYDEELAKHKRQTEGFWGVYQYWKPFEAYAVERLLSEHKNCVIDFGAGHSVYEDSSLFQRVQQALAAYSNIVLLLPSPDLDASVQVLNERNEYVPDGSPNVNEHFVRHPSNYELAKFTVYTKAKTPEEICNEILRLVSAA